The genomic region CGCAAGGAAGGCGTGGATTTGACCATGAAAGACTTGGCTAATCCCGCCTCTTTCAAACTACGGTTGGGTTACTGGAAAACGGGCCTGCGCATGGCGATCGACAATCCCGTGATCGGCGTCGGGCTCGGCTGCTTCGGATTTGCCTACCCGCGCTACCAGCAGGTGGGCATCGGTGACGTCAAGGCCGCACACAACGATTATCTCCAGATACTCTGTGAAACCGGACTGTTGGGCTTTCTTGCGTTCTGCGGGTTCTGGGCATGGTTCATCTGGGCCGGCGCTCGGCGCATCCTGCGGGAAAACGACGCCATGAAACGCGCGACGCTTGCGGGACTGTATGCCGGCCTGCTCGCGTTTCTCATCCATGCACTCGTGGATTTCCCGTTTTACAATCCCGCGCTGGCCTTTTTCGCTTTCTTGTTGGCGGGTTTGTTTCTGGCGCTTTCGGATCATGCGGTCGAGGGCCATACGGCCGGGATTCGAACCGGGCGCGTGCAGGTGCTGGCCCTGCCGGTTCTGGCGGTGGCGGCTTTGCTCGCCGGCATGGCGGCCCGCGCCTATCTCTGCGACTACAACATCGGTGAACGCCGTTTGGTCAACGTCAGCAACCACCGGATGTTGACACGGCTGTTCGACATAACGCTCTTCTTCGTCAAGGAAGCCAGCGCGCCGCAGCCGGAAGGCCGATTGCCCGCGAAGGAAATCATCGCGGTCGCTTCCCTGATCCCGGACCGCGCCATGCTCGAATCGTTCGGCACAATCCGGATACCCGCACCGGAAGCGCCGGGAGGCCATCGCGCGCTCGCTCCGGGCGAACCCGTGCCGGAAAACGCCTTTTTCGTGGTTACGAAGCCGGCCGAGGCCAAGCAGCGCGCGCTCGATCATATCGAACTCGCCTTGGCCCGCATCGAGGAAATGGACGCCATTTTCCCGCACAACCCGGATATTGCCACCTTTATGGTCCAGTGCTATGATGTGCTGGCGGAAAACGTTTACCGGCCCGATCGCAAGCAACGGTATACACTGGAAATGCTGAAATGGGCCCGGGAAGGCGTGCGGCGTTCCCCGTGGCAGCCGCTGTTTCACGAATGGCTGGCCAAGGCCTATTGGCTTCGTGCGGGGCTAGAGGCGGCTTCGGCCCGGCGTCCCTATTATGAAAAAGGCCTGGCGGAATACAAAACGGCCACGGAGTGCTACCCGATTTCGGCGTCGTCGTGGCGCAAGTACGGCGAGGCGCTAATCCGTTTCGGCGAAGCGCTTCAAAACGGCATTGACGCCGCCGAGGGCGAAAGCTATATTGCCAAGGGACGCCAGACGCTTGAAAAGGCCGGGGAACTCGAACGGGCCATCGCCTCGATGCGATGAGGAGATTACGATGAATGTATTGGTGGTGCACGGACCGAATCTGAACCTGTTGGGATCGCGCGAGCCGGAAGTCTACGGGCGCGTGACGCTTGACGCGATCAACGCCATGCTCGAGGCGGAAGGCCGAAAACTCGGCGTCGAAGTGCGCGCGTTTCAATCCAACATCGAAGGTGAACTCGTGAACGCCATACAGGATGCGCGCGGGTGGGCCGATGCAATCATCATCAATCCCGCCGCCTACACCCACACAAGCGTTGCCCTTCGAGACGCCATCGCCGCCGTTGGCATTCCCGCCATCGAGGTCCATCTTTCCAACGTCAACGCGCGCGAGGCCTTCCGGCATCACTCGTACATCGCGCCCGTTGCCGCCGGCACAATCTGCGGATTCGGCGCCGAGGGATACCGTCTCGCCCTGATTGCCGCCACGACGCTGGCCAAACGCTGATCGGGACCGGTCATGGATCTTCGCCGGCTTGCGCCCGCCGAACGATTGAGAAGCCTCGGCTATGCGCTTCGCGGGATCGCACATGTTTTTCATACCCAGCCGAACGCATGGATCATGGCAATGGCCGCCGCCGTCGTTTTCATGGCGGGCATCTTTTTCCACGTGGACCGTATCGAATGGGCGCTGCTCGCGTCGGCGGTCTTTCTGGTGCTTGTCGCCGAAACGATCAACACCGCCATCGAACATCTGACCGACCTTGCCTCGCCCGAACGCCATCCCCTGGCCGGCCACGCCAAAGACGCCGCCGCCGGGGCTGTTTTGCTCGCCGTGATTTTTTCCGTTTTGATCGCGGCGATCGTATTCGGAACCCGGTTTGCAGGGATCGTCCGGCATTTGTTATAGTATTTCCCGCTTGCGAGGGCTGCTTCCGCAAAGTGGAAGGGCATGCCCTGTCCCTTGACCAACGGGTGGTGTTGAATTGTGTTTGAACGGACCTTTGTGATGATCAAGCCGGACGGCGTGGGCCGCCGGTTGTGCGGAGACATCATCCGCCGCTACGAATCCAAAGGGTTGCGTTTGGCCGGATTGAAAATGCGGATTTTGACCCGCGAGGACGCGGAACGGCTTTACGCCGCGCACGCGGATCGCCCTTTTTTTGCGGGGTTGATCGATTTTATGATTTCCGGTCCGACTATCCAGATGGTCTGGGAAGGCCCGAACGCCGTGAAGATGGCGCGATCCATCAATGGCGCCACCGATTGCCAAGAGGCGGCTCCCGGCACCATCCGGGGCGATTACGGCGTCAACACGCGCAAGAATCTCGTGCATGCATCGGACTCGGTCGAGACCGCGCGGCGCGAAATGGCATTGTATTTTACGGACAGCGAATTGTGGAATTATTCGATGCCCGATGGACACTGGCTGGCCGAGCTCTAACCGGCTCGCGGCACAATAAGGAGAACGATGCATGGCAGGTGGACGAAAGGTCCGGCGCGCTAAAATCGCGAAGCACAAGAGGAAGAAGAAGCGGCGCGCCAATCGTCACAAGAACAAGTAGGCAGACGGCATGGCCGCCTGCGCGGACGTTCCCCGTGCGGAACGCTACCGCGGCGCGAAGATACGAGCCGGTCCCGGCCGCACGGGACCGGCTCTTTATGGCCAGAAAAAGGGCGGAAACAGACAGGGAGACACACCCATGCCGGATGACAACGGCCCCAAAATCATCATTGACGAGGACTGGAAAGCCCGCGCCCAGCGCGAAAAGGAAGAGGCTTCCCGGAAGGCAGCGGAACAAACCGGAGAATCCGTCGGCGAACAGAAAGCCGAGCCCGATCCCGTGTCGTTTCCGGGATTGGTCAATATGTTTTCCATGCAGGGCTTGATTGCCCTGGGCATCCTTGTCCCGCGAGACGCCAAGGAAGTCATGGTCGATCTCGACGAAGCCAAATACATCATTGATATGCTGATGATGCTGCGCGACAAAACGAAGGGCAATCTGACGCCGGAAGAGCAGGGTTTGCTGACGGAAAGCCTAGCCCAGTTGCAGCAGGCCTATGTGTTGCGCGCGCAGCAACTACAGGAATCCGCGATGCGCGAGGCGGGCTTCGGCGGCCAGCCCATGGGCGGATCGGGATTCGCTCCCGTTTCCATGTGAGGATAATCCATGCCAACGAATGTCGTAGTGGGAATGCAGTGGGGCGACGAGGGCAAGGGCAAGGTCGTTGACTACCTGACCCGGTACGCCGACATGGTGGTGCGCCATCAAGGCGGCAACAATGCCGGGCATACGGTTGTCGTCGCCGGCAAGCAGACCATTCTGCACCTGATTCCCAGCGGTATCCTGCACGGCGGAAAAGTGTGCCTGATCGGCAACGGCACGGTGGTCGATCCCGCCGTGCTGATTGAGGAACTCGACGCGTTGGCCGCAACGGGGCACCACGTCGAGGGGCGTCTTTACGTCTCCCTGTCCGCGCATGTCATCATGCCGTACCACAAGACGCTCGACAAGTGCCAGGAATCGCTCCGGGGCAAGAATCGCATCGGAACCACCGGACGCGGTATCGGCCCTGCCTACGCGGACAAGGCCGACCGGTTCGGCATCCGCATCGGCGATCTGCTCGATGCCAAACTCTTCGAGGCGAAACTCGCCGCCATGCTCGAATACAAAAACCGCATTCTCACCCGTGTGTTCGACGCCGAACCGCTTGCGTTCGAATCCGTCCGCGACGAATACCTCGGTTACGCGGAACGGATCCGGCCCTTTGGGGCCGATACCGTCGCCATGCTCCATGAAGCCATCGCCGCAGGGAAGCGCATCGTTTGCGAAGGCGCGCAGGGCACGATGCTCGACATAGACCATGGCACTTTCCCCTTCGTGACCAGTTCCTCGACCGTCGCCGCGGGCGCCTGTTCCGGCGCGGGCATCGGCGCCACCGACATCCAGCGCGTCATCGGCATCGTCAAGGCCTACACGACGCGCGTCGGTGCGGGCCCAATGGTGACCGAACTGACCGACTCCGTCGGAGATTACCTCCGGGAACGCGGTTCCGAATACGGCGCGACCACGGGGCGTCCCCGCCGTTGCGGCTGGCTCGACGTGGTCCAACTGCGGCGCGCCGCCCGATTGAACGGCGCCACGCACTTTGTCGTGACAAAGCCGGACGTTCTCGGCGGACTCGAAACCGTCAAGATATGCACCGCGTACGAGATAGACGGACAAACGACCGGCGAGTTCCCGTCGCAAACCGCCGTGCTCGAACGCGTGCGGCCCGTTTTCGAAGAACTGCCGGGCTGGGCCGAGGACATCTCGCTCTGCACACGCTGGGAGGAACTCCCCGCCAATGCCCAAGCCTATTTCACCCGCATGGAACAACTCGTCGGCGTGCCCATCGCCGCCATCAGCGTCGGCCCCGGCCGCGAGCAGACCATCGAACGCTTCGATCCGCTGGCATAGCGCAACCTGTCGCGCATTGGCCACGGGAAGAGAACAGTACAGCTCATGGTTTCCGCTGTGCGCGGTGTTGCTGCTCCTTGCCGGTTGTTTTTCCGCCCCGCCGCCCCTCCCGCCTCATGAGGCCCTTGCAAGGACTGCCCAGCGCATTCAACAAATCCTCGATGAGGAACGAAAACTCCTCTCCGATCCGGTGCGTTTTCCGGAAAGCGCCGCGAATCCCCATGAGACCGCTTTCTGGTACTGTTCGCATCCCCTGATATCGCATGCGCTTCTGGCGCATCCCGAACGGGTCGCGGCTTTCCGCTCCGCGCATCCGGCCTGTAAATTCGACCTCCAGTATATTGGCGACTGGTCTGTGGCGATCCAAAAATTGACCGTGGCGATTGCGGCCGGCGACGTGCCCGACGTGGCGCTGGTGAAACGCGGATGGTTCGCACGGTTGGCCGACAGCGGCTGGGCGGCCCCACTCGACGATCTCTTGCCGCGTGAATTGATCGACGATTTCCGACCCGTCGCGATCGATTCGCTCAAACGCAATGGGCGCCTGTATGCCCTTCCAGCCGATGGTTTCTGCTCCGTGCTCTTTTACAACAAAGAGAAACTCGGCCCGCCTTGCCCGCCATCCACTCCCGGCCACCAGCCCCCACCCATCACCCCGTCCACTTGGAACGATCTCCGCCAGCGGGCCCGCGAACTTTCAAAGCCCGGTGAAGATCCTCAAAAGACGGTCTACGCTCTCGGCCATCTTCCGTATCTTGAAACGATCTGGTCGGCCGGCGGCGATATCTGCGACGAGACCCGGTGTCTCCTGGATTCGGAGGCCGCGCGCGAATCGCTCGATTTTCTCCTCTCATTGCGGACGGACGGTCTTGCCCACCCCCGCGTCCTTGCCGATTGCGGCGGCGCGTTGGCCCTCTTTCTCTCCGGACGCCTCGCCATGACCGTCGCCGGCAGCGAATACATGCCTCAAATCCGCAACGCCCAGTTTCCCATCGGCATCGCGCCCGTTCCCGGCAAGAACGGCCCGGTCTCCCGGCAAAGCGACGATGTCTTGGTCGTCTTTGCCAAACACGCCCACGCCAAACGCGCTGCGATCGCTTCCCTGCTTGATTTCCTCACCGGCCCTGCCGTTCAGGATCAAGAGGCGTTTCAGAACGGTTCCGCGCCCACACGAAAAAGTCTTATGAAAGATGCCCCGCTTCCCGAAGGAATTGACGCGGCCTATAATCTTTCCCGCAACACGCCCCTGGTTTCCGCATGGTCCGCCATCGCCTTCGAACTCGACGCCGGCCTTGGCCGATGCCTTGCCCCATGATCGCTTTTATTTCCGTGTGCGCCATACGGGCAGGCATGGTATACT from Candidatus Hydrogenedentota bacterium harbors:
- a CDS encoding O-antigen ligase family protein — encoded protein: MAKNDKIRPVASRISEPAGQSADLPWWRAAMREPIALGLGALIVVRPWLDGITYPTDNFYFVWGILLLFTLWASQVLLRGTPIRFGIPILLLSGFWLVAAATAWTTIQFDATYRALIVWGGHLCLFMLACNALRTRIAVGIVLTAFVASSIAETVWSLVHFHYVLPYVRESVMRTPALLKQYFGTTNLSPELVHRLEVNRAFGSLLFPNALAALLVIGIPYAFAGSIHGATRLLRELRSARQTPRGPRASSLSVLLVSGLMWMGVTAIAYFLFSFIATFEIATHPGVQRITFLPLVYDPGSGYGFDRPVYIALWILFVAIPPLIAAGAAARIVQRYGIGMLGRAIAVWTLPPWFLLQLAALWLTYSRGGLMALFAASVTSAVLYYYGKNKPFVPRAAAMAAALILVCAALFSAWHAHAEQPAMEQAQAADPGAAQPSPPPIRKEGVDLTMKDLANPASFKLRLGYWKTGLRMAIDNPVIGVGLGCFGFAYPRYQQVGIGDVKAAHNDYLQILCETGLLGFLAFCGFWAWFIWAGARRILRENDAMKRATLAGLYAGLLAFLIHALVDFPFYNPALAFFAFLLAGLFLALSDHAVEGHTAGIRTGRVQVLALPVLAVAALLAGMAARAYLCDYNIGERRLVNVSNHRMLTRLFDITLFFVKEASAPQPEGRLPAKEIIAVASLIPDRAMLESFGTIRIPAPEAPGGHRALAPGEPVPENAFFVVTKPAEAKQRALDHIELALARIEEMDAIFPHNPDIATFMVQCYDVLAENVYRPDRKQRYTLEMLKWAREGVRRSPWQPLFHEWLAKAYWLRAGLEAASARRPYYEKGLAEYKTATECYPISASSWRKYGEALIRFGEALQNGIDAAEGESYIAKGRQTLEKAGELERAIASMR
- a CDS encoding DUF1844 domain-containing protein, which codes for MPDDNGPKIIIDEDWKARAQREKEEASRKAAEQTGESVGEQKAEPDPVSFPGLVNMFSMQGLIALGILVPRDAKEVMVDLDEAKYIIDMLMMLRDKTKGNLTPEEQGLLTESLAQLQQAYVLRAQQLQESAMREAGFGGQPMGGSGFAPVSM
- the ndk gene encoding nucleoside-diphosphate kinase; this translates as MFERTFVMIKPDGVGRRLCGDIIRRYESKGLRLAGLKMRILTREDAERLYAAHADRPFFAGLIDFMISGPTIQMVWEGPNAVKMARSINGATDCQEAAPGTIRGDYGVNTRKNLVHASDSVETARREMALYFTDSELWNYSMPDGHWLAEL
- a CDS encoding diacylglycerol kinase family protein, which gives rise to MDLRRLAPAERLRSLGYALRGIAHVFHTQPNAWIMAMAAAVVFMAGIFFHVDRIEWALLASAVFLVLVAETINTAIEHLTDLASPERHPLAGHAKDAAAGAVLLAVIFSVLIAAIVFGTRFAGIVRHLL
- a CDS encoding extracellular solute-binding protein; protein product: MATGREQYSSWFPLCAVLLLLAGCFSAPPPLPPHEALARTAQRIQQILDEERKLLSDPVRFPESAANPHETAFWYCSHPLISHALLAHPERVAAFRSAHPACKFDLQYIGDWSVAIQKLTVAIAAGDVPDVALVKRGWFARLADSGWAAPLDDLLPRELIDDFRPVAIDSLKRNGRLYALPADGFCSVLFYNKEKLGPPCPPSTPGHQPPPITPSTWNDLRQRARELSKPGEDPQKTVYALGHLPYLETIWSAGGDICDETRCLLDSEAARESLDFLLSLRTDGLAHPRVLADCGGALALFLSGRLAMTVAGSEYMPQIRNAQFPIGIAPVPGKNGPVSRQSDDVLVVFAKHAHAKRAAIASLLDFLTGPAVQDQEAFQNGSAPTRKSLMKDAPLPEGIDAAYNLSRNTPLVSAWSAIAFELDAGLGRCLAP
- the aroQ gene encoding type II 3-dehydroquinate dehydratase — protein: MNVLVVHGPNLNLLGSREPEVYGRVTLDAINAMLEAEGRKLGVEVRAFQSNIEGELVNAIQDARGWADAIIINPAAYTHTSVALRDAIAAVGIPAIEVHLSNVNAREAFRHHSYIAPVAAGTICGFGAEGYRLALIAATTLAKR
- a CDS encoding adenylosuccinate synthase, with the translated sequence MPTNVVVGMQWGDEGKGKVVDYLTRYADMVVRHQGGNNAGHTVVVAGKQTILHLIPSGILHGGKVCLIGNGTVVDPAVLIEELDALAATGHHVEGRLYVSLSAHVIMPYHKTLDKCQESLRGKNRIGTTGRGIGPAYADKADRFGIRIGDLLDAKLFEAKLAAMLEYKNRILTRVFDAEPLAFESVRDEYLGYAERIRPFGADTVAMLHEAIAAGKRIVCEGAQGTMLDIDHGTFPFVTSSSTVAAGACSGAGIGATDIQRVIGIVKAYTTRVGAGPMVTELTDSVGDYLRERGSEYGATTGRPRRCGWLDVVQLRRAARLNGATHFVVTKPDVLGGLETVKICTAYEIDGQTTGEFPSQTAVLERVRPVFEELPGWAEDISLCTRWEELPANAQAYFTRMEQLVGVPIAAISVGPGREQTIERFDPLA